The Gemmatimonadota bacterium genome has a segment encoding these proteins:
- the flgG gene encoding flagellar basal-body rod protein FlgG, with protein MNPGMRTSASGMIAQQKMVDVIANNLANVNTTGFKRSRAAFEDVLYETVQGPRSPNGESVIGAMQIGHGVRLAAVTRIDGQGGPEMTGRPLDLTIEGEGFFQVETADGGIAYTRDGSFTLSESGQLLTQGGYALVPGIVIPPDATVVTISGNGMVSVSVGRDAQTVELGRIELARFANTTGLLSAGGNLYTESSASGAPMTGMADENGFGRILQGSLESSNVEVVQEMTDMIAAQRAYEINARAIRAAEDMMRSIDDLIR; from the coding sequence ATGAATCCCGGCATGCGCACCTCGGCGAGCGGCATGATCGCCCAGCAGAAGATGGTGGACGTGATCGCCAACAACCTCGCCAACGTGAACACGACCGGCTTCAAGCGGAGTCGCGCGGCCTTCGAGGACGTCCTCTACGAAACGGTGCAGGGGCCGCGTTCGCCGAATGGCGAATCGGTGATCGGCGCGATGCAGATCGGCCACGGCGTCAGGCTCGCGGCCGTCACGCGGATCGACGGGCAGGGTGGTCCCGAGATGACGGGCCGTCCGCTCGACCTCACGATCGAAGGCGAAGGCTTCTTCCAGGTCGAGACCGCCGACGGCGGCATCGCCTACACGCGCGACGGCTCCTTCACGCTCTCCGAGAGCGGGCAACTGCTGACGCAGGGCGGTTACGCGCTGGTCCCGGGGATCGTGATTCCGCCCGACGCGACGGTGGTGACGATCAGTGGCAACGGCATGGTGTCGGTGTCGGTCGGCCGCGATGCCCAGACGGTCGAACTCGGGCGCATCGAGCTGGCCCGCTTCGCCAACACCACCGGCCTCCTGAGCGCCGGCGGCAACCTCTACACCGAGTCGTCCGCTTCCGGCGCCCCGATGACCGGAATGGCCGATGAGAATGGCTTCGGCCGGATCCTGCAGGGATCGCTCGAGTCAAGCAATGTCGAGGTGGTGCAGGAGATGACCGACATGATCGCGGCCCAGCGCGCGTACGAAATCAACGCCCGCGCGATTCGCGCGGCCGAAGACATGATGCGCTCGATCGATGACCTCATTCGCTAG
- the flgA gene encoding flagellar basal body P-ring formation protein FlgA, giving the protein MTSFASLALLAQLAATSPAPAVPAVLATRVQAAVAEQWQVPPTAVQLAWGALPAWRASDLEAPLRLGAIGRDGWLVVTLEPTGAPPHAVRVRAGAAAPLPVAARALAAGVTLTAADIRWESPVQWGEPEAASSLVDVGWEVRRPLRAGDALRGVAVAAPAGVASGAPLRIVWARNGVEIEMDAVALTAARVGEKVQARTTTGRVMARMTAPGIARIEGGER; this is encoded by the coding sequence ATGACCTCATTCGCTAGTCTGGCGCTGCTCGCGCAGCTCGCCGCGACCTCGCCAGCACCTGCGGTTCCCGCGGTGCTGGCGACGCGTGTTCAGGCGGCGGTGGCGGAGCAGTGGCAGGTGCCGCCGACGGCGGTGCAGCTCGCCTGGGGCGCGCTTCCGGCGTGGCGTGCGAGCGACCTCGAGGCGCCGCTTCGCCTCGGCGCGATCGGTCGTGACGGCTGGCTGGTGGTCACGCTGGAACCGACGGGCGCCCCGCCGCACGCGGTGCGGGTGCGCGCGGGCGCTGCCGCTCCGTTGCCGGTGGCGGCGCGTGCGCTCGCGGCGGGCGTCACTCTCACCGCCGCGGACATTCGCTGGGAGTCGCCGGTGCAGTGGGGCGAGCCGGAGGCGGCCTCGTCGCTGGTTGATGTCGGCTGGGAAGTGCGCCGGCCGTTGCGCGCGGGCGACGCGCTCCGCGGCGTGGCCGTGGCCGCCCCCGCCGGGGTCGCCAGCGGCGCACCGTTGCGCATTGTGTGGGCGCGGAATGGCGTCGAGATCGAGATGGACGCGGTGGCATTGACGGCCGCGCGTGTTGGCGAAAAGGTGCAGGCTCGCACGACCACCGGACGCGTGATGGCGCGGATGACCGCGCCCGGGATCGCCCGGATTGAGGGAGGAGAACGATGA
- a CDS encoding FliA/WhiG family RNA polymerase sigma factor, with the protein MTTPSEYLWQRWRDEHDASARAELLSQHLGLVHHVVRQIAARVGDAVAYDDLVGAGTLGLVQAFEGFDVTKGAAFSTYATTRIRGAVLDELRAADWRPRSVRTRVRELHAAADLLARTLGRTATPEEVATALQIDVPTYWRWHADGETTTMIPIDAPVPSSERGNVTLAEMIPDADGPAPDAPLEEEESKRVLREAIAGLPEQQRTVLALCYFEELTLRQIAEVLHVTESRISQVRTAALKRLRELLTADGFAL; encoded by the coding sequence ATGACCACGCCCAGCGAGTATCTCTGGCAACGCTGGCGTGACGAGCACGATGCGTCGGCGCGCGCGGAGCTGCTGTCGCAGCATCTCGGGCTCGTGCATCACGTGGTGAGGCAGATCGCGGCCCGGGTCGGCGATGCCGTCGCGTACGACGACCTGGTCGGGGCGGGGACGCTCGGGTTGGTGCAGGCGTTCGAAGGATTCGATGTCACCAAGGGTGCCGCCTTCAGCACCTACGCCACCACGCGCATTCGCGGCGCCGTGCTCGACGAGTTGCGGGCCGCCGACTGGCGCCCACGCTCGGTGCGGACCCGGGTCCGCGAGCTGCATGCCGCCGCCGACCTGCTCGCCCGTACCCTCGGGCGGACGGCCACGCCGGAGGAAGTCGCGACGGCCCTGCAGATCGACGTGCCGACCTACTGGCGCTGGCATGCCGATGGCGAGACCACCACGATGATCCCCATCGACGCACCGGTCCCGTCGAGTGAGCGCGGCAACGTCACGCTCGCGGAGATGATCCCCGACGCCGATGGTCCGGCGCCCGATGCGCCGTTGGAGGAAGAGGAGTCGAAGCGGGTCCTCCGCGAGGCGATCGCCGGGCTGCCCGAACAGCAGCGCACCGTCCTGGCGCTCTGCTACTTCGAGGAGCTCACGCTCCGGCAGATCGCGGAGGTCCTGCACGTGACCGAATCGCGGATCTCGCAGGTGCGCACGGCAGCGCTCAAGCGGCTGCGGGAACTGCTCACCGCCGATGGATTTGCCCTGTGA
- a CDS encoding rod-binding protein → MSSVGAVPGQGPTPPSARDRLQQQAQALESVFYAQLFQAMRQTVPSEGGLLEQSTGEQMFTGMLDEQVARFAAERSDSGLAAAMTRQLGRNLPPEDAAVTAAPAAGSGNVRRG, encoded by the coding sequence ATGAGCAGCGTTGGCGCGGTACCGGGACAGGGTCCGACGCCGCCGAGCGCGCGCGACCGGTTGCAGCAGCAGGCGCAGGCGCTGGAGTCGGTGTTCTATGCGCAGCTCTTCCAGGCGATGCGCCAGACGGTGCCCAGCGAAGGCGGGTTGCTCGAGCAGTCGACCGGCGAACAGATGTTCACCGGCATGCTGGACGAACAGGTGGCGCGGTTCGCCGCCGAGCGCAGTGACAGCGGACTCGCCGCTGCGATGACGAGGCAGTTGGGTCGCAACCTCCCACCGGAGGACGCGGCGGTGACCGCGGCTCCGGCCGCAGGGAGCGGGAATGTCCGACGTGGGTGA
- a CDS encoding flagellar basal body P-ring protein FlgI, producing the protein MRCALAAAWLLLPLALGAQVRVGDLTTRTGEVPVRLVGYGLVVGLDGSGDRSFGTSSGSVQTVRSVVNLLRRFNIEVPPERLRLRNVAAVLVTAEVSPFLRPGGRFEVQVASIGDATSLRGGVLWMTPLVSDPDQAPVATAQGAMPVQADDRGRWGNRGASSGRIVDGGLLELALPAVAVVTEPRLLLRTPDYPLAAKVAAAVNAVFGDSTARVEDPGSIRLRAPAGATDNLPAFLASVDTVPVTVPMVARIIIDARSGVVVAGGDVRVGPAVVSLKGITVRVGDAPPATPTQGVVAVGPQATVRDIAVGLQSIGAAPADVAAVFDGLRAAGAITAMVVVR; encoded by the coding sequence GTGAGATGTGCCCTCGCAGCCGCGTGGTTGCTGCTCCCGCTGGCGCTCGGCGCGCAGGTCCGCGTCGGCGATCTCACCACCCGCACCGGCGAAGTGCCGGTGCGCCTTGTGGGGTATGGGCTGGTCGTCGGTCTCGACGGCAGCGGCGATCGCTCCTTCGGGACCTCGTCCGGCTCGGTGCAGACGGTCCGCTCCGTGGTGAACCTCCTCCGCCGCTTCAATATCGAAGTGCCGCCCGAGCGGCTCCGACTGCGCAACGTGGCCGCGGTGCTGGTCACGGCTGAGGTCTCGCCGTTCCTCCGTCCGGGCGGCCGCTTCGAGGTGCAGGTCGCCTCGATCGGTGACGCGACCTCGCTCCGCGGGGGCGTCCTCTGGATGACGCCGCTCGTGTCGGACCCCGATCAGGCCCCGGTGGCCACGGCCCAGGGCGCGATGCCGGTGCAGGCCGACGACCGGGGCCGGTGGGGGAATCGTGGAGCCTCGAGTGGCCGCATTGTCGACGGCGGCCTGCTCGAGTTGGCCCTCCCGGCCGTCGCCGTGGTCACGGAACCGCGCCTCCTGCTCCGGACCCCCGACTACCCGCTCGCGGCCAAGGTCGCGGCGGCGGTGAACGCCGTCTTCGGCGACAGCACCGCCCGGGTCGAAGATCCGGGCTCGATCCGGCTCAGGGCTCCGGCCGGAGCGACCGATAACCTTCCGGCATTCCTCGCCTCGGTCGACACCGTCCCGGTGACGGTGCCGATGGTGGCTCGGATCATCATCGACGCCCGGAGCGGGGTCGTGGTGGCGGGGGGCGATGTCCGCGTCGGTCCGGCGGTCGTCTCGCTCAAGGGGATCACGGTGCGGGTCGGCGATGCGCCCCCAGCCACCCCGACACAGGGTGTGGTGGCGGTGGGCCCCCAGGCGACGGTGCGGGACATCGCGGTGGGGTTGCAGTCGATCGGCGCCGCACCGGCCGACGTGGCCGCGGTCTTCGATGGCCTCCGCGCCGCCGGCGCGATCACGGCGATGGTGGTGGTCCGATGA
- a CDS encoding AAA family ATPase, producing MNDQAAALREARRDPIRFPLPAGGGDTPAVVVGSGKGGVGKSIAAASFAASLAEAGHRVLLVDGDQNLGNLHVLLGVRPTLTPEALLHESLAPSDIVLPVAERLFLMPADSGTDAVQRLGPTDRARLQRRVSGIYADYDAVIVDAAAGLDSALRCVALHATRLVVMTMPEATALTDAYALIKVVHGQLPRLPVDIVVNRLHEPREGEVAFDKLRAAAARFLGRPIDYLGGVPEDREMRALAADPVRLLRPSQGTAAQRAFAGLATQLMSRPATPAS from the coding sequence ATGAACGATCAGGCCGCTGCCCTCCGCGAGGCGCGCCGCGATCCGATCCGTTTTCCCCTGCCCGCCGGCGGGGGCGACACGCCAGCCGTGGTGGTGGGAAGCGGCAAGGGCGGCGTCGGCAAGTCGATTGCGGCGGCCTCCTTCGCGGCGTCGCTCGCCGAGGCGGGCCACCGCGTGCTGCTGGTGGATGGCGACCAGAACCTCGGCAACCTCCACGTCCTGCTCGGCGTGCGCCCAACGCTCACGCCGGAGGCGCTGCTGCATGAGTCGCTCGCCCCGTCCGATATTGTCCTTCCGGTTGCCGAGCGCCTCTTCCTGATGCCGGCTGACTCCGGCACCGACGCCGTGCAGCGTCTCGGTCCGACCGACCGCGCGCGACTCCAGCGGCGGGTGAGCGGGATCTACGCCGACTACGATGCCGTGATCGTCGACGCCGCGGCCGGCCTCGACAGTGCGCTGCGCTGCGTGGCACTCCATGCAACTCGCCTGGTCGTGATGACGATGCCGGAAGCGACCGCCCTGACCGACGCATATGCGTTGATCAAGGTCGTGCACGGGCAGTTGCCGCGGTTGCCGGTCGACATCGTGGTGAACCGACTGCACGAGCCGCGCGAAGGGGAAGTGGCGTTCGACAAGTTGCGCGCCGCCGCCGCCCGCTTCCTCGGCCGTCCGATCGACTACCTCGGTGGCGTCCCGGAAGACCGGGAGATGCGCGCACTGGCCGCCGACCCGGTGCGGCTCCTGCGCCCGAGTCAGGGCACGGCTGCCCAGCGCGCCTTCGCCGGCCTGGCGACGCAGCTGATGTCACGCCCCGCCACCCCGGCGTCCTGA
- a CDS encoding flagellar hook basal-body protein produces the protein MTLPAIVTSARTLGYYTRLQEVTANNLANVSSDAYKGDRITAQSLAGDNSPTAVHTLDLRQGTLRETGRGLDVGLEGDGFLVVRTAQGERLTRGGSLEISRDGFLVDRHGDLLLGEDGPLHVAGKELVLEADGTVLVDGARAGRLRFETVANPTALLKEGEGRFRATAATIGAAELHVRQRALEEANVSPLLGTVDLIMIQRAYAANTEALRTMDGVLGTVTGDIGRV, from the coding sequence ATGACCTTGCCTGCGATCGTTACCTCGGCGCGCACCCTCGGCTACTACACCCGGCTCCAGGAAGTCACCGCCAACAATCTGGCCAACGTGTCGAGTGACGCCTACAAGGGCGACCGCATCACCGCGCAATCGCTCGCCGGTGACAACTCGCCGACGGCGGTGCATACCCTCGACCTCCGTCAGGGAACGCTCCGGGAGACCGGGCGCGGGCTCGACGTCGGCCTCGAGGGTGATGGCTTCCTCGTCGTGCGAACCGCTCAGGGCGAGCGGCTCACCCGTGGCGGGTCGCTGGAAATCTCGCGTGACGGCTTTCTGGTGGATCGCCACGGCGACCTCCTCCTCGGCGAGGATGGTCCGCTGCACGTCGCCGGCAAGGAGCTCGTCCTCGAGGCCGATGGCACCGTGCTGGTGGATGGGGCTCGCGCCGGGCGCCTGCGCTTCGAGACGGTCGCCAATCCGACGGCACTGCTGAAGGAGGGCGAAGGCCGCTTCCGCGCGACCGCCGCGACCATCGGCGCGGCCGAGCTGCACGTGCGGCAGCGCGCGCTCGAGGAGGCGAATGTCTCACCCCTGCTCGGCACGGTCGACCTGATCATGATCCAGCGCGCCTATGCGGCCAACACCGAGGCGCTGCGCACGATGGATGGCGTCCTCGGCACGGTCACCGGCGACATCGGCCGCGTCTGA
- a CDS encoding flagellar basal body L-ring protein FlgH — translation MNTHRALAVAMLMTAGPLAAQAPVTPANTDSLRPSAPPPGGRRLGWTSDRRPLRVGDLLTVIVDEQTSASERVITRAKTDRSQKGTIDANAAPVDLQSVGIGYKSESDQTGQRDRTGDLAAMLTVRVTSIEPSGVLRVDGGKLVTVDGRKQEVRLGGLVRPEDVTAGNAVLSSRIADASISYKGKNIDPKTGLFGKILGLLWP, via the coding sequence ATGAACACTCATCGCGCGCTGGCGGTTGCGATGCTCATGACCGCCGGCCCACTGGCGGCCCAGGCGCCCGTCACTCCTGCGAACACCGACAGCCTGAGGCCGTCGGCGCCGCCGCCTGGCGGGCGTCGGCTTGGTTGGACCTCCGACCGGCGCCCACTCCGCGTTGGCGATCTGCTGACGGTCATTGTCGATGAGCAGACCTCCGCCAGCGAGCGGGTGATCACCCGGGCCAAGACCGATCGCAGCCAGAAGGGCACCATCGACGCCAACGCCGCGCCGGTCGATCTCCAATCGGTCGGCATCGGCTACAAGTCGGAGTCGGACCAGACCGGGCAGCGTGACCGCACCGGTGACCTGGCCGCGATGCTCACGGTGCGGGTCACCAGCATCGAGCCGAGCGGGGTGCTCCGGGTGGACGGCGGCAAGTTGGTGACCGTCGACGGGCGCAAGCAGGAGGTGCGGCTCGGTGGCCTGGTGCGGCCCGAGGATGTCACCGCTGGCAATGCCGTGCTGTCGTCCCGCATCGCCGACGCGTCGATCAGTTACAAGGGGAAGAACATCGACCCGAAGACCGGACTCTTCGGCAAGATCCTCGGGTTGCTCTGGCCGTGA
- the flgN gene encoding flagellar export chaperone FlgN, whose product MSDVGEAAPLRAAQIIAAIQAEERLLSELRGALERQRAGIAEDDTAAIDAATHAVSRSVLTLDEARRRREQLVQLVSGGESVGLDGIDRFIGEVPGLREARRAVRRAAEAAVSELAMNQAILRSAMRTGDAYLQSLFSSVSGPASHYLPQEGLVDSPTPSGVVLDAQA is encoded by the coding sequence ATGTCCGACGTGGGTGAAGCGGCGCCGCTGCGCGCTGCGCAGATCATCGCGGCGATCCAGGCCGAGGAGCGGCTCCTCTCGGAGCTGCGTGGCGCGCTGGAGCGCCAGCGTGCCGGCATCGCCGAGGACGACACCGCCGCTATCGATGCGGCGACCCATGCCGTGTCGCGTTCCGTGTTGACGCTCGACGAGGCGCGTCGCCGTCGGGAGCAGCTGGTCCAACTGGTCAGCGGGGGCGAGTCGGTCGGCCTCGACGGGATCGATCGCTTCATCGGCGAGGTCCCCGGCCTCCGCGAGGCGCGCCGGGCCGTCCGCCGTGCCGCCGAGGCGGCCGTGAGCGAGCTGGCGATGAACCAGGCCATCCTCCGGAGTGCCATGCGGACAGGCGATGCGTACCTGCAGTCGCTATTTTCGTCGGTGAGCGGGCCCGCCTCGCACTACCTGCCCCAGGAGGGGCTGGTCGACTCGCCCACCCCCAGCGGCGTCGTGCTCGACGCGCAGGCCTGA